Proteins encoded in a region of the Zea mays cultivar B73 chromosome 2, Zm-B73-REFERENCE-NAM-5.0, whole genome shotgun sequence genome:
- the LOC100281487 gene encoding ABC transporter G family member 11 produces MLSSFITPAALAVSPPHRPDGLSLVSPDAPPRPAPPRLASLLPLPVPAPAPPAPPAARLRTMRRVGGDLQGDGTTPRSAAAGQAMMELQANGSAAVGGAMVVGLSPLSEALWRDSKALPPGAGPAALIGDVSARLTWKDLCVTVALGPGKTQTVLDELTGYAEPGSLTALMGPSGSGKSTLLDALAGRLAANAFLSGNVLLNGRKAKLSFGAAAYVTQDDNLIGTLTVRETIGYSALLRLPDKMPREDKRALVEGTIVEMGLQDCADTVIGNWHLRGVSGGEKRRVSIALELLMRPRLLFLDEPTSGLDSSSAFFVTQTLRGLARDGRTVIASIHQPSSEVFELFDMLFLLSGGKTVYFGQASQACEFFAQAGFPCPALRNPSDHFLRCVNSDFDKVKATLKGSMKARVERSDDPLDRMTTSEAIRKLVASYSRSQYYYAAREKVNDISRMKGTVLDSGGSQASFLMQACTLTKRSFINMSRDFGYYWLRLLIYLLVTVCIGTIYLDVGTKYTSILARAACSAFVFGFVTFMSIGGFPSFVEEMKVFQRERLNGHYGVAAFVISNTISATPFLILICFLSGTICYFMVRLHPGFEHYIFFVLNLYASVTVVESLMMAIASVIPNFLMGIIIGAGIQGIFMLVSGYFRLPYDIPKPFWRYPMQYISFHYWALQVNSVPLPHSGARATHDT; encoded by the exons ATGCTTTCCTCCTTTATAACCCCTGCCGCGCTAGCTGTCTCTCCACCGCATCGACCGGACGGTCTCTCTCTCGTCTCTCCCGACGCGCCTCCACGGccggccccgccccggctcgcTAGCCTCCTCCCACTCCCAGTACCAGCCCCCGCCCCTCCAGCACCACCAGCAGCTCGCCTTCGGACCATGAGACGGGTCGGAGGAGACCTGCAGGGCGACGGCACGACGCCTCGGTCCGCGGCGGCGGGGCAGGCCATGATGGAGCTTCAGGCCAACGGGTCGGCCGCCGTCGGGGGCGCCATGGTGGTGGGGCTCAGCCCGCTCAGCGAGGCCCTGTGGCGGGACAGCAAGGCGCTCCCGCCGGGGGCCGGCCCCGCCGCGCTCATCGGCGACGTGTCCGCCAGGCTCACGTGGAAGGACCTCTGCGTCACCGTGGCTCTGGGCCCCGGCAAGACGCAGACCGTGCTGGACGAGCTCACCGGGTACGCGGAGCCCGGGTCGCTGACCGCGCTCatggggccctcggggtccggcaAGTCCACCCTGCTCGACGCCCTCGCCGGCCGCCTCGCCGCCAACGCCTTCCTCTCCGGCAACGTGCTCCTCAACGGCCGCAAGGCCAAGCTCTCCTTCGGCGCCGCG GCGTACGTGACGCAGGACGACAACCTGATCGGGACGCTGACGGTGCGCGAGACGATCGGCTACTCGGCGCTGCTGCGGCTGCCGGACAAGATGCCGCGGGAGGACAAGCGCGCGCTGGTGGAGGGCACCATCGTCGAGATGGGGCTGCAGGACTGCGCCGACACCGTCATCGGCAACTGGCACCTCCGCGGGGTCAGCGGCGGCGAGAAGCGCCGCGTCAGCATCGCGCTCGAGCTACTCATGCGCCCGCGCCTCCTCTTCCTCGACGAGCCCACCAGCGGCCTCGACAG CTCGTCTGCGTTCTTCGTGACGCAGACGCTGCGGGGCCTGGCGAGGGACGGCAGGACGGTGATTGCTTCCATCCACCAGCCCAGCAGCGAGGTGTTCGAGCTCTTCGACATGCTCTTCCTGCTATCCGGGGGCAAGACCGTCTACTTCGGACAAGCATCGCAAGCATGCGAG TTCTTTGCTCAAGCCGGTTTCCCTTGCCCGGCTCTGCGGAATCCGTCCGACCATTTCCTGAGGTGCGTCAACTCGGACTTCGACAAGGTGAAGGCCACCCTTAAAGGATCGATGAAAGCAAGG GTCGAGAGGTCCGACGATCCACTTGACAGGATGACCACATCGGAGGCCATCAGGAAGTTGGTTGCATCCTACAGCAGGTCCCAGTACTACTACGCCGCAAGGGAGAAAGTAAATGACATCTCGCGAATG AAAGGAACCGTGCTGGATTCCGGTGGCAGCCAGGCCAGCTTCCTGATGCAGGCCTGCACCCTGACCAAGCGCTCCTTCATCAACATGTCGCGGGACTTTGGGTACTACTGGCTCAGGCTCCTCATCTACCTCCTCGTCACCGTTTGCATCGGCACGATCTACCTGGACGTCGGCACCAAATACACATCCATCCTG GCCAGGGCTGCCTGTTCCGCGTTCGTCTTTGGGTTCGTTACGTTCATGTCCATTGGAGGATTCCCTTCGTTCGTTGAAGAAATGAAG GTCTTCCAGCGGGAACGGCTGAACGGGCACTACGGTGTCGCGGCGTTTGTCATCAGCAACACCATCTCGGCAACGCCGTTCCTGATTCTGATATGCTTCTTGTCGGGAACCATATGCTACTTCATGGTGCGCCTCCATCCTGGCTTCGAGCACTACATCTTCTTCGTCTTGAACCTGTACGCCAGCGTTACGGTGGTCGAGAGCTTGATGATGGCGATTGCCAGTGTCATTCCCAATTTCCTCATGGGTATCATCATAGGGGCCGGGATTCAG